Proteins found in one Camelus bactrianus isolate YW-2024 breed Bactrian camel chromosome 5, ASM4877302v1, whole genome shotgun sequence genomic segment:
- the SFT2D3 gene encoding vesicle transport protein SFT2C codes for MADLHRQLQEYLSQGKAGGPAAAEPLLSAEEAEEPAAGAGSVGAWLDRAGLRWTWAQSPGEPAAAGPPCIPGVTRAQRLAASGVCLLLAALCFCLAALYAPVLLLRARKFALLWSLGSVLALAGGTLLRGGAACGRLLRCEEAPSRPALLYVAALGATLYAALWLRSTLFTALGACAQVGALLAALFGLLPRGAGTALRLALGRLGPGAALAKALPV; via the coding sequence ATGGCGGACCTCCACCGCCAGCTGCAGGAGTATCTCTCCCAGGGGAAGGCGGGCGGGCCGGCGGCCGCGGAGCCGCTGCTCTCCGCAGAAGAGGCGGAGGAGCCCGCAGCCGGGGCCGGGTCGGTGGGGGCGTGGTTGGACCGCGCAGGCCTGCGCTGGACCTGGGCGCAGAGTCCTGGGGAGCCGGCAGCGGCGGGACCGCCGTGCATCCCAGGCGTCACGCGCGCTCAACGGCTGGCGGCGAGCGGCGTGTGCCTGCTGCTGGCCGCGCTCTGCTTCTGCCTGGCCGCCCTCTACGCGCCCGTGCTGCTGCTGCGCGCCCGCAAGTTCGCGCTGCTCTGGTCGCTGGGCTCGGTGCTGGCGCTGGCAGGCGGCACGCTCCTGCGGGGCGGCGCGGCGTGCGGACGCCTGCTGCGCTGTGAGGAGGCGCCGTCGCGGCCCGCGCTGCTCTACGTAGCTGCCCTGGGCGCTACGCTGTACGCGGCGCTGTGGCTGCGCAGCACGCTGTTCACGGCGCTGGGCGCCTGCGCGCAGGTCGGCGCGCTGCTGGCGGCGCTCTTCGGCCTGCTCCCCCGGGGCGCCGGCACCGCGCTGCGCCTAGCGCTCGGGCGTCTGGGCCCCGGCGCCGCTCTCGCCAAGGCGCTACCCGTGTGA